AATCATGAAAGTTATATTAGTTTTGAGCCTTCTATCTATGCTCAAGATAATATCATTCTCGTTAGAAGTAATACCTCAAGTGAAAGGAGCTGCATATTTGATGCCCTTGATAAATCAATTGTTGTGTTTCCTTGCCTCGCTTTCCACTCTTCATGTAGGTAACTATGATCACATGATTGACATTTAAGTAGGTCACTCATGCTGTACAACAAATATTCATGATACAATGATGCTTTTGACTTGAGAAGTCTTCGAGTAAAATGGATGAAAAATAAACGAAGAATTCTAAAGTAAATAAACCAATAATGAACTGCAAACACAGAACGAGTGACTTCCTATGCATAAGGTTTACTCAATACTCTCTGGAGACTAATTTCAAAAGTATTGTGGCATAGTATGCCAGTGAATTTAATGAAACGTTGTGGAGTATACCTCGGAAAAATGTTTACGAGACCACCCTTGTGGCTTCCTTTAATTGAGTCCAGATGCAAGATGCAGGGAACCCTTGATGGGTTTTCGACTTCATCATCAGCAGAGTGATAATTTATTTTTCGGCTATTATAAAACGAGTATAAGAACATAACAAAGGGAGTTAACCTTACCAGTAGAAGAAACCAATTCACCTGGATGACAGATGATAATCAGACTCCAGTGAAAACTGCAACCATAGGCAAGATAAATCATCATATCAGCGGCAAGAACTAATTAGCCATGCGTGTGGATTATGTTTTCACCTGAAATTTATAGGAATAAATATATAATCTTTTTCGAAGAGTTCCACATTCTTAGTCCACTTCTGCACACGTTGGTATGCTTCTCTTCCTCCAAACGAGCTAGGTGAACCTTTGTCTAAGTTAGCCAGCTTACGGAAAAAGAAACAATTGAAGAAGTGGAATCTGCCCCGTTCCTCTGGTCGAATTCGACTCTTAAGGTACCTGCAAGTATTGAACCAAACTTTACAAGCTGCATCCAACTAGCTTATGCATTGAAAAGGTAAATATAAATGAAAGCAAATATAATACGACAAGTTTTTTTCAATTATAATCTAAACACCTAAGATCTACTCATGCTACTGTTTCTGCCTATTTTAAGCAAATGAGAATTGACCTTGCTGTTGACATGAAAAAATAATGCACCTAGTATTGCCATTTTTGGCTTGTAGTCCTTCTACGCTCTACGAGTACAGATTTTATTTCGTTATAATGTTAAAAGTTAAGACAATATGGAAAGATAGTAACTTACTTGATATAAAAATCAATGATTGTATCGTTAATGAAACGTCTTGGCTTCAGAAGCTCAATGTCTTGCTTCCGAACTACTACAGCATCTGGTTCTCCTTGAGGGTAAACGAGATCTTCAAATGAACCAGCGAGACTGAAGATCAAAATATAAACAATCAAAAGGTAAGATAAAACTAAACGGGGGTGTCAATATCTAAAATAATTTAAGGCACCAAGCGTTACGATATCATCCATATATATGTTGCTTATATATTTCAGATAACTAGAAGGGGTATCGAAAAAAACATTCATCATATAGCATGCCTTCAAAAACTAATAGAACAATCTTCCATAATTCTATACACATCTAAGTCTCAGGTCACCAATACCAACATAAGTCATAAAATAACATATAAGTAATTAGAGGAGTACATGATCAAATTAACAGATTACATTTACCAAAATTCAAATTTATAAACCACGAGTATATTATAGACTAGTTCATACTTACTTGTTGAGTGAAGTTTCCAAATTGTGTCCACTACAAGCTTTTTCTTCGCTTTCTCTGTCAACATTAACAACAAATTAAATCCTTTTTACTATTGTCAAAAGCTCTTTTCATGAAAAGATTCGTACATTTGAAAATTTCCAAGAATCTTTCTAGTTCACAAGGAAACAACTTAACGGAAGAGATTTTTTTATACGACATCACATAAATGTGTTGTTCACTGTGTTCATTTCAAGATGTGGAAATTAGAAAGAGAAAAATTCATACTTCAGGACTTGAGCAACGACCTATTGAGTCAGATGCCACCAACATTTATACTGTACAAATTGCAATGAATATGCTAACATAATGGTGCGATAATGATGACTTACGTTATGGTATCAAACCAAATATCCTTGTATCTTGAGTCCAGCAATTTGATGGTTTCTACTTCTTTAGACCATTTAGCGTCATAAACGGAAAACTTTAGGAGATCAATGCCTGTCAAGCATGGGTGCAGGTGTTAGTTAGACTGGAGCTAACGTTGTAAATATCAAAATCTACCAAATGGAGAGATATGATGTGTAGGCGCTCTTATAAAGCTAGCAATTTCCAACGTTAAGAAACCCCCTCGCACTGAAACAACACTAACATATGAAAATATGAACTTATAGTAAACCTGTAATCTCTTTCGCATTGTCAACTCCGTCCCTGGACTTCAGAAGGACGTTTACCAGGGCAGTCTCAACCTGAAAATTTACAACTCGAGTATCATAAGAAAACCCATCAACCCATAAATGATGATCTAGCAGAAATCACCTCTGAACACCACTGAGACTCAATTCTGACGATATCTTCTATTGTCCACTGACAACTAAATGTCCCTTTAGTTGCATTTACTGATGAACTTTCAACACTCACACAGTTGCGTGAAAATGTTAACTTCGAGTTAGTGCAATATATATCTCCATATATAATAACATCAGGGATAATGAGAACTTGTGAATTCTCGGAGTCCTGTAAATGCAGACATAAAAGTATGAGATATTTTCTGAATATGAACACACATCCATAACTCTCGAGACAGACAGCAAATCAAAATGTTTTCAGAAGAAGAAAAGCCTACGTTTTTCAATTTTATATGATCCTTCACTATCTCTAATAAAAGTGCATACTCGAAAAGACTTACAACTTCACGTGAAACAGAAGTAACACTTGTGGCTTCTTCTCCATTTGAGGCTGAGATAATTCAGAAAGCTTCTTTAGAGCAAGCAACTTTGAGGGAAGAAACAACAAAGAAAACTGAAACTATATTAACCATCATCATTTTCCGACAGAGATGAAGACGATGATGAATTGATTCCAATCCTTCCACGGGAGTCATCGGAGGCTACATCAATCAGGTCACACTGCAATATATTCTAAAACAAAAATCATAAAATTTCTGAACATTCTTATTCCTTATGGTAACTCCTTCATGAATGGATTAAAAGGCTCACAGTTTCATATCCGCTGGGTTCACACCTTGACCGTTCTTCTTTTTCTGGGACTGCATAAACCACACTTAGTTTAGCCAAGTGAGATGACAAACTCATACAAATTCAAGAAAACTGAAAAATTTGGAACTCGCAGCTACGAATAAACTCTTACTGTTATCTTCAACATCAATAACTATGTGGTCCAGTGCTTTGCTCTCGCTTTGTGTTTCCTGCGCGACTGAAATTAAAAAGACGGTACACAAGAATAAGATCTTCATTCACTTGTGTTACCATGTAAAACTTGATGATCTAAGCATCATGATCACTAGAGTATAGTTTAGATACATCACAGAGAAGCGAACAACTCTTGAATCAACGATTCGTTTCGTTTCCCAGACGCTAACAAAAAGTAAAATTCAAGTAAATTAAGAAACCACTGTGATCTTCCGATATTTATAGAGCCTAACAGATTCTCCCAGGATAACCTAAAGCAAAATCGAGTCCACAATTTCGTTAAGAGACCACTTACAGAGTCGAAGGAAGTCGTACTTATCGATGGCGCGGGGGGTTTTAGTAGTTCCAGGGGAATCGAACTTTCGGAGGAGTTTCTTCGACATCTCTTCGACGTGTTCGTCCTCGTCGGTGTAATCGAATACTCCGATATTCTCGCGCTTACCGCGGGAGTGAACAGACGGCTGAGTCATCGCGCTGCGCTCGAGTTACAACGGAAGGAGACGAGAAGGGTCGAGACGTGTATTTGAATTTGCGTTTCGAGTACCAGCAACAGCAATTGATTAAGAACATCGTACCGGCATTGAGAAACCGGTCTGACCCGTTAAACCCCGATTTTTTGTGGAATCACTTTTTTTTTTCTGTCGACATTGCATTTTGGTTAAAGCCCAAATGTAATATGGATATACAAGATTATTCCAACAATAGCGTAATGGCCCAAACTATTTTCACTATATACAATACAATGTAAACCTAACAAGATGTGCAACACAGCATTTTTTTCACTGTAGGTGTAACTACAACTTGCAACTTGCAAGTCTGAAGAAAAATTAATTTGAATGTTGATGACAAATTCTATGTTTTTTTATCAACAAAATTCTATTTTGAACAAGAAGAAATCAACAAAAAATCAATTATAATTTGTTAAATTCTAAATAGTCTTATGATAACTTTGGATTACTCAAATACTGTTTGTCAATATTTTTTTTGTACAAAACTAGTTTTTTGTGAAAAAATTATGGTTTTAACTTTTTGCCGGAAATCCAAACAAGAAAATTAAAATTTTCCAACGAAGAATGAATCTTAATAGCAGAATGCATACTAAGTACTCTTTTACCATTAGACCAATTTGGTTGGTATAATATTGTTTGCAATTTAATAACTTTTTTTTTTTTTTTATAATCCAGTGGTTCTCCGCTTCGCGGGTCATTCCCCTGGGCCCGGTCAGGCAGCGGTCCACTTCATCCGGGAGGGCTTTACCTGGGCTGGATCGAACCCAGTACCGCTTTGGTGTCCAGAAAAGGCAGGGTAGTTTCCGCATGGGGAGGGAATCGAACCCGGATGGTGGTTGCCACCACAGGCCCGTCCTGCCACTTGGACTACCTCGTCCGGACTGCAATTTAATAACTTCAATCCACATTATATGTATGTACAAGCAATTTACCAAAATGTTTGCTCAATCAGAAAATCAGAACTGGAATAATGTTAAACGGTATATATGAATCATATACAGGAATATGTGTATATTACCCCATGTATACAATGTTATTGGAGTATAGACCACAGCCATGTGAAAAATATACAGCACATGAACTGTATAATTAACCAGAAAAAGTCAACTAATGTTAATAAAATGTTAAATAAATTAGAATAATCTTTAAATAGTTGATTTTATTCAAATATTCAAATATTTTTTTATGTTAAAAATGTTGTTTGTTGCATCGACCAGTATCCTTAACAAAATATAAATGCCACAAACGTGATTAAAAAATAATTCTTTGTGTAGTCAGATTATAAAAGTCAGAGCATGCAAATTAAAATAACTTGGGGCATTATGCAATTGCATGTTCAATCTCAATATATTTTTTTTATCAAATTTTGTATTTTATATTAGTTACTGCTTTCAAATATCTTTTGGTTAAAAGATTAAACTTTACCGAAATATAAATAATTATTTTTTTATCAAAGAAATCTAACTAATTAACCAGCCAAATACACTAAAAGCTCTATGAATTGAATTAATAATGATTAAACTCTGATATTTTATTAATTTATAAAATTATTAATTTAAATGAATATTTTTGAATTAATATTTTTTGAATATATATATATATATATATATATATATATATATATATATATATATATATATATTCAAAAAATATAAANNNNNNNNNNNNNNNNNNNNNNNNNNNNNNNNNNNNNNNNNNNNNNNNNNNNNNNNNNNNNNNNNTTTTTTATATATATATATATATATATATATATATATATATATATATATATATATATATATTTATGCTGGTTGAGCTCCGGAGATCCTCTTTTCTCTGGTAAAAATAATAATTGTTTTTACGGTGTTGTATTTCATTATATTTAGTAGATTCATCTTATAGTTTCTTTTATATTATTTTTAGTATCAATATATGTAATATATAATCTAGATGAGTTTTTAGATGTAATTTGATAAAATAACATCAAAATGTTAAGAAAAAAATACAAAGAAATCGCACTGTGAATAAATATAAACAAAATAATGATGTGTTTATGTGTATATAAATTTCATATGATAATTATTAGTTTATGATTTTAATGGTATCATATATTTGTCAATGATTTTTCAAAACTTTATTATCTTATTGAATTGTATTATATTTTGAAATGGTCCAATTTGAAACAAAAAAGAATTTATTAATTTGTTGCAGTTGTTAATTTATCAAGTATTAATTTATAAGTTTCTATTGTATAACTCATCAAATGACTTTTCTGGTTAATTTTTTTTTAACGTCCTTTTCTGGTTAATTATACAGAAATAATATCCAAAGTGTATAATGTTACTTTTTTCAAAAAAAAAAAGTATATAATGTTACTAGAGTATAGACCAATAAGCGCTTCTGCAATGTTTGTAAGATATTCATTTGAAAAAATGTTGGTAAAATATTAGTTGTAAAAATACTGCAGTAAAGTGAACTATTTAAAAGATTCAAAACAGTTAGGCACTAAATGATATATATACTTATACTAGTATATTGGATCTAGCACGAAAATCCACAAATATGATCAATGACTGATTTTCACAGGAAACTAAACAAAGACTAACTATATGAATATATCGTCGAGTAGACAGCTTTTATGCAGCTAAGTCAAGAGCGGTTAATATGTATTTGTGATTAGAAAAAGGTTATCCTTGAATGCAACGTCGGCAATTAAAATTTGTAAAACTAGAAATTAAAAACAGAAATCATGTGTTGTTGATCCAAATATGTCAGGAATATCAATGGCGATGTGCAGGAAACGTTGCGTTGACTATGTATTGCTTCACTCAGTGTGATTTTTACTTCCAATTCCCAACGACGACTAAAGCTACTGTTATCTGTATATATGAATCATATAATAGGGATATATGTATAGTACCAAATGTATATAATGTATAGACCAACAAGCTTACGCAATGTTTGCAAAATATTAGTTGTACAATATACAGTACATGAGCTGTATAAATTAACCAGAAAAGTCAACTATCTAAAGATAATGCTATTGTTATGAGATTCCCGGGACCACGAGATCGCTTACAATATACATGAATGTTGTATAAATTATATTTTACATTTTATTATGTAAAGAACTTGTTACACAAGTAATATAATTTATATAAATAAGCGTATAGGACTAAATACTAATGAATCATTTGAAAGAAATATTGTACTAATAAACTTGTCCTAGTATTCCAGCTCGAACACATGTTCAATCAAACCGAAATTGATCAGGTCCATCAAAAGATTCTATTGCAACGAACATAAGAGAAAGAGATAGTTTACCCTTATAGCAACGGCACGATCGATCGTCCGGCATGACCCGAATAGTCTGGCACTCTTGCTGTCTGATCGAACCAAATTATAGACCAAGAGATTGTCAAAATTAATAGTTAGCATACTATTATTTTGAGGAGACGTATAATAATATAAATTTTCACATCAGAAATTTTACTGAGGCATAACTAATATATAAAAACTTTAAACCAATCTAATTATTGTCACTTGATTTTAATTGGAAAGCTTATAAAACTTATCATGGTATTAGAGCTCAATCCATACAGTTCAATCTGAGCCACATCAATAAGAAAACTTTGGTAGTATAATTCTTTTAATGTATATATTCATTAGTCTTGCAGGCTTATTTATACAAACTACGTAAATAGTTGTATCATAAGAATTTTTCATTAATCATGCTCTAAGTTATTTAAAAAATAATAAATATAATAGGAAATATAACTTATACATAAATGCTATATTTCTTAACAACTAATTAAATGTGAATAGTTGTATCCATCGGACAGATCCTTACAAGACAATAAATGTATCAAACCTGATTATAATCTTAAAAAATTTGTGTAATCAAAATATAAAATTCAGTATATTTGATACACATACACGAGAAGAGCGCTGCAAACTAAAATAATACACCATGAACTCCTCGCTAAATCATTTGGGTTATTTTAAGGTCCACTATTATTTTTTCTTGATTATATAAGAAACAAAGAAACAAGCGTTGATTCACAGATCGCCTTGCACAAAGTCAAAACATGAATACTCTCACTGACAAAGATGTTGCCATGTCGCTTCTTGAGGATTTAACGTCCAATGTGAAGCAAATACAAGATGAAGTATTAGAAGAGATACTAAGATGTGATGCAAACACTGAGTACCTTCAAAGTTTTCTCCATGGGAGTGCTGATAAAGAGCTGTTCAAGAAGAATGTACCGGTAGGGACCTATGAAGATTTCAAGCCTTACATCGAGCGTGTCGTCAACGGAGAGCCATCTGGTCTCGTTTCCGGCAGGCCTCTTACTGGATTCGTGCTATCGTATGTACCCTAGCTTTTGTTTTTGGATATAATGTCATTCTCTAGAAATTTTTCTTTTCTTAAAAAAAATAATTATCATACGTTTCATTGTGGTGTGGCTTGTGTAGGTCTGGAACGTCAAGCGGGAAACAGAAGTTAATACCTATGAACGACAAATACTTGGAGAACACAAAATTATTAACTGATTTTCGGTCCATCGTATTATCCAAGTAATTAATCACTCTTTCCATTCTTGAAAAATATATTTTCTATGTTTTATTTTATTTCATAAAGATGGACCAAATGCTGATATTTGGTAAGTTGTGTATACCTTTTTTTCTTTTTTAAATAATAGTTACTAAAATGTATGATAAAAATAGATAATAAATTTATTTATAAAATTTTATTATAATGATGACAAAAAAATATTTATTATTTTTTTAAAAAAATACATAAATACATCTTTAAGAAATGGGGAGAGTAAATAATAATCTAAAAGGGTTTTTAACCGTATTGTTTGTATGCAACTTATAAAGATCTCTTTTGGTTTTGTAGGCATGTCGATGGTCACAACCAAGGAAAATCGCTGAAGCTCCTCTTCACCGGGCCATCCTCCATGACTCTATCTGGTTTGCCAGCTTCTTACGCTAGTACATTTTTCTTTAAAAGCGATTATTTTAAGAACCCACCATCATTTTGGGACACTTCGTTCACAACTCCCGGTGAAGTTATATATTGTCCCGACACGAAGCAGAGTTTATACTGTCAACTTCTTTGTGGTCTTGTCATGAGAGATGAAGTTACTGGAATCGGTGCTGTGTTCGCTTCTATCTTTGTCCAAGGAATGATTTTCCTTGAAAAAACTTGGAAAGACATGTGCAGTAACATACGGTCAGGTCAGCTCAGTGACTGGATCACCGACCTCGGATGCAGAGAATCTGTTTCTAAGATACTTGGAGGACCTAATCCTCAATTGGCAGACCAAATCCAAGACATATGCAGCCAAAAATCATGGAAAGGTATAATCCCACAGCTTTGGCCTAACACCAAATTTGTCGAGGGTGTTATTACAGGACAGATGGCTCAATATGTTCCAGCGTTGGAGTTTTACGTCGATGATCAGTTGCCTCTATATTCCCCAGCGTATTCCTCTTCTGAATCTCCGTTCGCGGTAAATATGAATCCTCTATGCAAACCACAAGATATATCCTACACATTTATTCCCAACATGTCATACTTCGAGTTTCTACCGATTGATGAGGGAAATGATGACGCAATTGTGGATCTTGTGGACGTCAAGTTAGGTAGCTACTACGAACTCGTAGTCACCACTTATTCAGGTGAGTTATACTACTACGTACTCTTACAAAATAAATGATATACTCTCTCAGGTTTCTTTTTAATTGTCACTGTAGAGTAAATTTTTAGTTTCAAAATAAATATCTTTTTAGAATTTCAATACAAAATATATATTTAAACATATAAAAAATTAAATATTTTCTTTTCTTAATATGTGTGGACAAATTTAAAACATCAACTAAAATTAAACTGAGAAAGTATAAATTATCTATTTCTTGTTATATTTTTCTTATTAATTATTTTATTCTTTTGAATTAGGTTTACACAGGTGTAAAGTGGGTGATGTTCTCCAGGTGACTGGGTTTTATAATAGCGCACCACAGTTTAAATTCGTACGCAGACAAAATGTGGTCATAAGTGTATATTTGGAGGCCACAACTGAAGAAGAGCTTTTAAAAGCAGTGAAACGTGCTACAGAAGTCATTGAATCTTCAAATATAATGCTGAGGGATTTCACATGCTATCCTCATATCGCTGACACTCCAGGTCACTATGTTCTTTATTGGGAACTCAAAGGCAACAACTATGATGGCATCAGTGAGCTTGATCCTGATATGATGGTGGAATGCTGCTCGGTAATCGAAGAATCACTCAATGCTCTTTACAGGAAATTTAGGAGCAAGGAGAAAACTATTGGAGCGTTGGAGATAAGGGTTGTTCAACCAGGAACGTTTGACTCTCTCATGGAATATTTCATTGCTCAAGGTGCTACTTTGACTCAATACAAGACACCGAGATGCATAAAATCTCCCGAGGCCTTACAAGTTCTTGAAAGCAAGGTTGTTTCTCGTTTTTCGGGCGAGAAATTACCTCATGTGGACTCTGTTCTGTGTTAACGGATGATCAACTTCTATATTTTCATAATAATCACTTTGTTGCACATCGTTTATAATAAAATCTGCCGAAAAATGTGGATATGTTGTATTAATCTTTGTTTCACTTGAATGTTTTATGACTGCTCAATTTGTATTTTCCAATCACTTGAATAAAGAAATTTCTTCCCTTTATACTATAAAGCCGACCCACAAGAAAAGATATTAGCGAATGGTTAAATTTTTCTTGATTGATATTTAATAATCTAAAGAGGTTTAATTGCTAGAAAAAGAAGCATTGTATTTGAAGTGAAACATCCAAACTTAAAAAGTGAGGAAACGCAACGACACAATAATCATATCCATATAGTTTAGTAATGATCAATATACATGAAACAAAACTTTGAATGTTAGATTTCTAATTCCAGATCCAAAACAGTTAGGCACTAAGAGATTTATACTATATATTTAAACTAATATAGATCTAGCACCAAAATCCACAAATATGATCAATGACTGTTAAACACAGGAAACTAAACAAAAGACCAGAGACTTAATTATATGAATTATTATTCGAGCTGACAGCTTGTATGAAGCTAGGTTAAGAGTTGTTAACACGTACCATGTCTTTGTGATTAACAAAAAAGAAACTTATCATTGGATGCAGAGTGGGAAATTAAAAATTGCAAAACAAGAAATTAAAAACGGAAAGCATGTGTTGTTGGTTGATCCAAAATCTGTCACGGATATTAATGGCGCTGTGCAGGTACGTTGCGTTAACTATGTACTGTTTCACTCAATGTGATATATTCACTCCTAATTCCATGTGTTAATGAAGAATACAAATGTGTTATAGTATTACAAACATGTTCCTAATGGATAGAAATAGTAGTGTGATGGAGTTTTTACCCAAAGGGTGGCTTAAGCTTGCAGGAGTTGGCCAGCTTGTGTACCAATGGGTAGCTAATTGGTCAAGAATAAGACATGAAGGCACATGGCATGATCCGGTCGGGGAAACCTGTCAGTTTCTTGACATGGGATAAGTGATGTATGTCGTCGATCTACATGAACTCTTTGATCGGATACAATGAGACTTATTTTGGGGAGTGGGCGAGAAGCGTTTTGGTTAAGTTTTAACAATAGAAAGAAGCAGATCGTGGAACACAGCCACGGTTATGTAAGACTAGATGTATGACATGGATGTTTGATGAAAAATAATACAATTATGCATGGTCAAAACTCAATTTTACATCTTATGGATTTGTTGATACAAAGTAGTATATTCAAACCAATAGCAACAACATGGTAACAATATTACCAGTTTCCTATTTTTAATGATGAAACCATTAAAAAGAAAAAAACCAGTCAAATGAAATGACATTGTACTCGTTATCTCTTTTGAGTTTGCTCCTATTTAACCCCCATACCATTAGAGAATAAACAATCAAACAAAACACACACAACAGTTAATTGAATAACTTTTGTTTCTAACACAATGGCCTCATCTAGATTCTTTTTAGTAGCTGCTTCTCTTCTCATGGCAATCATGTTCTCTGCCATGATCACTTCAAGCCGCGCCACAAAACAGCTTACCAAGAAACAAACATTAAAACCGAAGTTTTTTGGACAGCCTTTCCCCAAACCCGGTCTTCCTCAGTTTCCAAGACCCGGCGGTTTCCCAACAAATCCAATGCCATTCCCTCAATTCCCTAAACCCGGTTTTCCTCAACTCCCAGGGCAAGGTTTCCCAAAGAACCCCATGCCTTTCCCTCAATTCCCAAAACCCGGTTTTCCTCAATTCCCCGGTTTTGGTTTCCCAAAATTCCCTCAGTTTCCAAAACCCGGTTCACCTTCTTTCCCTCCAGCAACGCCAACCATCTCCACTCCGCCCTCTATCCCGGTTACTCCAACTTTGAGCAATTGAAACTTCTCCTCCAAGCTTATATAATTCAAATATTGTAACTGTTGTAACTATACTCTTCCTCATGTGTGAAGGATTCTATCATCAACATAAGCTAACTGAATATGGATTGGTGGCTTTAAGATGTGATGAGTATTGACTGTATCCCCTAGACTATATTTGCGAAGTGATTTTGCCACATGTTTTTTCTATAATTAATTTCACAAAACAAATATGACATGACTACTGAAATTGATGACATGGCTTATGAAAAAATATGACATGAATAATTTCATTTAATGTTGATTTATATTTTTGGTAAACTTATTAGAATATGGTAATAATTCATATATTACATTTAATATTGATATTTCTTTTTGGCAAACTTTTAT
This sequence is a window from Brassica oleracea var. oleracea cultivar TO1000 chromosome C1, BOL, whole genome shotgun sequence. Protein-coding genes within it:
- the LOC106328976 gene encoding LOW QUALITY PROTEIN: gamma-gliadin (The sequence of the model RefSeq protein was modified relative to this genomic sequence to represent the inferred CDS: deleted 1 base in 1 codon; substituted 1 base at 1 genomic stop codon); the encoded protein is MASSRFFLVAASLLMAIMFSAMITSSRATKQLTKKQTLKPKFFGQPFPKPGLPQFPRPGGFPTNPMPFPQFPKPGFPQLPGQGFPKNPMPFPQFPKPGFPQFPGFGFPKFPQFPKPGSPSFPPATPTISTPPLSRLLQLXAIETSPPSLYNSNIVTVVTILFLMCEGFYHQHKLTEYGLVALRCDEY
- the LOC106313643 gene encoding probable ubiquitin-like-specific protease 2A isoform X1 — its product is MTQPSVHSRGKRENIGVFDYTDEDEHVEEMSKKLLRKFDSPGTTKTPRAIDKYDFLRLFAQETQSESKALDHIVIDVEDNIPEKEERSRCEPSGYETNILQCDLIDVASDDSRGRIGINSSSSSSLSENDDASNGEEATSVTSVSREVDSENSQVLIIPDVIIYGDIYCTNSKLTFSRNCVSVESSSVNATKGTFSCQWTIEDIVRIESQWCSEVETALVNVLLKSRDGVDNAKEITGIDLLKFSVYDAKWSKEVETIKLLDSRYKDIWFDTITESEEKACSGHNLETSLNNLAGSFEDLVYPQGEPDAVVVRKQDIELLKPRRFINDTIIDFYIKYLKSRIRPEERGRFHFFNCFFFRKLANLDKGSPSSFGGREAYQRVQKWTKNVELFEKDYIFIPINFSFHWSLIIICHPGELVSSTVENPSRVPCILHLDSIKGSHKGGLVNIFPSYLHEEWKARQGNTTIDLSRASNMQLLSLELPQQENSFDCGLFLLHYLELFVAQAPAKFNPSLITRSGNFLTRKWFPAKEASLKRGYILELLYNLHKGHDPSILPADSKSKPPHCRVSNENDEENESKNVTEICKWRKPFDGSSAIVTYIPQTETCSADQILSKEVFYTRGYDLPEASKRRKSFMSPIVEVQESGEKEEIHLPMDTEESICQEMETLRKEECMLYIEDTDDEDAVVEYVPDSQDSCEAEMKEEEDDNELFLFTGASKNIHKSREIKSASAWIEKGVHKSRSRGLAARSCCNNILLVLSDDEGSSAASDELHNKENFSSSRCNVMAKKPKTIYRR
- the LOC106313643 gene encoding probable ubiquitin-like-specific protease 2A isoform X2, with the translated sequence MTQPSVHSRGKRENIGVFDYTDEDEHVEEMSKKLLRKFDSPGTTKTPRAIDKYDFLRLFAQETQSESKALDHIVIDVEDNIPEKEERSRCEPSGYETCDLIDVASDDSRGRIGINSSSSSSLSENDDASNGEEATSVTSVSREVDSENSQVLIIPDVIIYGDIYCTNSKLTFSRNCVSVESSSVNATKGTFSCQWTIEDIVRIESQWCSEVETALVNVLLKSRDGVDNAKEITGIDLLKFSVYDAKWSKEVETIKLLDSRYKDIWFDTITESEEKACSGHNLETSLNNLAGSFEDLVYPQGEPDAVVVRKQDIELLKPRRFINDTIIDFYIKYLKSRIRPEERGRFHFFNCFFFRKLANLDKGSPSSFGGREAYQRVQKWTKNVELFEKDYIFIPINFSFHWSLIIICHPGELVSSTVENPSRVPCILHLDSIKGSHKGGLVNIFPSYLHEEWKARQGNTTIDLSRASNMQLLSLELPQQENSFDCGLFLLHYLELFVAQAPAKFNPSLITRSGNFLTRKWFPAKEASLKRGYILELLYNLHKGHDPSILPADSKSKPPHCRVSNENDEENESKNVTEICKWRKPFDGSSAIVTYIPQTETCSADQILSKEVFYTRGYDLPEASKRRKSFMSPIVEVQESGEKEEIHLPMDTEESICQEMETLRKEECMLYIEDTDDEDAVVEYVPDSQDSCEAEMKEEEDDNELFLFTGASKNIHKSREIKSASAWIEKGVHKSRSRGLAARSCCNNILLVLSDDEGSSAASDELHNKENFSSSRCNVMAKKPKTIYRR
- the LOC106297300 gene encoding 4-substituted benzoates-glutamate ligase GH3.12-like, whose amino-acid sequence is MNTLTDKDVAMSLLEDLTSNVKQIQDEVLEEILRCDANTEYLQSFLHGSADKELFKKNVPVGTYEDFKPYIERVVNGEPSGLVSGRPLTGFVLSSGTSSGKQKLIPMNDKYLENTKLLTDFRSIVLSKHVDGHNQGKSLKLLFTGPSSMTLSGLPASYASTFFFKSDYFKNPPSFWDTSFTTPGEVIYCPDTKQSLYCQLLCGLVMRDEVTGIGAVFASIFVQGMIFLEKTWKDMCSNIRSGQLSDWITDLGCRESVSKILGGPNPQLADQIQDICSQKSWKGIIPQLWPNTKFVEGVITGQMAQYVPALEFYVDDQLPLYSPAYSSSESPFAVNMNPLCKPQDISYTFIPNMSYFEFLPIDEGNDDAIVDLVDVKLGSYYELVVTTYSGLHRCKVGDVLQVTGFYNSAPQFKFVRRQNVVISVYLEATTEEELLKAVKRATEVIESSNIMLRDFTCYPHIADTPGHYVLYWELKGNNYDGISELDPDMMVECCSVIEESLNALYRKFRSKEKTIGALEIRVVQPGTFDSLMEYFIAQGATLTQYKTPRCIKSPEALQVLESKVVSRFSGEKLPHVDSVLC